In Kutzneria kofuensis, the DNA window CGAGGGGCCCAAGGGCACGCAACTTCTTCGCGACGCAATTACAACGTTGGACAACAGCGCGCACCAGCTCGAACTGGCCCGCGCGCAGGCCGCCCTCGGCGCCCGTCTCGGTGGCGCTGAGGGCGACGTGTACCTGAGGCAGGCCGGCGCCGTGGAGTCCACCCCCTGGCTACCCGTACGGTCCACCGCCCCCACCCGTACCACCGCCACTCGGACCCAGCTGACCAAGACCGAACGCAAGGTCGCGATGCTCGCCGCGGCCGGCCGAACCAACGGGGAGATAGCCGATGAGCTGGGAGTTTCCTCACGGGCGGTGGAGAAGCACCTCACCAACTCCTACCGCAAGCTGGCCGTGCCCGGCCGGGCCGGGCTCGTCGCGGCCATGCTCGCGCAGGCCGACTGACATCGTTGTCAGACCGGGTGCGGGGGACCGAACCGCACCTACCGCACCCCTGCCGCACCACCGAACCAAGAGAGTTCGGCGACCACAGTGTTAGTGCCCACTAGTGCCCACGCCGTAGACGTCGGCGACAAGGCCTTCATACGATCGTTCCGTACTCGAAAGACGGCTTATCCGCCTTGTCATCAACGTCAAGACAACCGGGGGTCCTCGTGTCCGAGTCCTACAGTCGGCCACTGAGCGTGGTCACCGAACTCGCCGACCGGCGAATGGTTGCCGACCAGTCCGACGACCTTTTCCGATCGCTTTTCGAGCGGTCCGGAGTTTGCATCGCCGCCCTCGATCCCGCGTATCGGGTGCTGGAGGCGAACGCCGACCTGTTCCACCTGCTCGACCGGTCCGCCCCCGAGGTGACCGGCCGCGAGTTCACCGACCTGCTGCACCCCGGGGTCCGCGCCGGCCTGCGCCGCCAGTTCGCCAAGCTGGCCGAGGGCAAGCGCGGCCGCTTCACCGAGCACGTCGTCGCGATGCGCCCCGACGGCACCGTCGTCGCCGGCAACCTCACCGCGGTCGCCGTGCGGGCCAACAACCGGGTCGCCGCCAGCATCCTGATCCTGATCACGCCGAGCAACCCGGCCAAGTCCGGCCGCGTCGTCGTCGACCAGAGCAAGGTCCTCACCGACGTGGACGCCCGCATCCTCGAGGGTGTCGCCGCCGGCGTCTCCACCGTGCAGATGGCCTCGCAGCTGTACCTGAGCCGGCAGGGCGTCGAGTACCACGTGAGCGCCATGCTGCGGAAGCTCAAGGCCCCCAACCGGCCCGCCCTGGTGTCCAAGGCCTACGCGCTGGGCATCCTCAGCGTCGCCACCTGGCCGCCGCGCGTGCTCCCGGACTACGTGAAGTGATCACGCCTCGCGACCACGACCTGTTCGCGGCCGCGACGCGTGCGTTCGACCGGCTCGACCCGGTGATCGGCCGCTACGGCCGGCCGGGACGGGCGCTGGACGTGCGAATCGCCAACAGCCTGCCCCGAAGGCTTCAGGTGATCCGGATGCGTGACCAGCACTACCGTGACGCGCTCGCGGGACTGGGTGTCCCGGTGTGGGACTCCTACGACGAGGACGCGGTGCAGCTGGTGTGCACCGAGGACGACCGGCCGGTCGGCAGCCTGCGGCTGACCGCGAACACCGAGCACGGCGGGGACCTGCACGATGATTTCGACGGCGTGGAGTCCATTGTGGAGCCCGGGCGGTTCGCGGTGGTCGGGCGGGCGCTGGTGGTGCCGGAGCTTCGATCCTGTGGGGTGTTGACGGCCGTGGTGCACGCGGCGTGCCGATGGTGGCTTCGGCACGGCGGGAGCACCCGGCTGGTGGTGACCTGCCTGTCGGCGACGGTGCCGACGGCGGTTGCCTTCGGCGGGCGGGTGCTCACCGAACCGTTGCCGCTGGGGCCTCGCAAGGTTCCCGTGGTGCTGGTCGAGGTGGACGCCCGGCGGGCCGTGGACAACGGCTGTCGGTGGCTGGGCCAGCACGGGTGGTCGGTGGCGTGAGGCGGGTCCTGACGCCGACGGGCCACCCGGCCTGGCTGGCGACCAGCTACGCGGACGTGCGGCTGGTGCTGTCCGATCCCCGGTTCGGCAAGGCGCCGCTGACCGCCGGGACCGCCACCACCCGGTCCGGGCGGTTGCTGCCCGGACTGCTGTTCACCACCGATCCGCCCGAGCACACCCGCATTCGTGACCAGCTGCTGGCGGCGATGCGCCTGTGCCCCAGCGGTTTGCTGCGGGACCGCCTTGTTGCCGAGGCGGATTCGTTGCTCGGGGCGGTTTCGGGTGACCTCGTCGGTTCGTACGCCGCGCCGCTGGCCATGTGGACCATCGGCACCTGGCTGGGCATTCCGGTCGAGGGTTACTCGCGTTGCGCCGAGTGGTCGTCCATCGTGCTGTCCCTGAACCGCTTTCCCGGCGCTGTCGTCGAGGATGCGCAGTGCGCTTTGATCGACTACCTGGCCGGCTTGGCCGCTTCTCGGGTGTCGTCGCCGTCGTCGGACCTGCTGACCGCCTTGACCGTGACGGCATCCGAGCCGGCCCCGTTGGCCGCGACCGTGCTGGCCACCGGGTACGAGACCCTGGTCGCCGGCATCGCCAACGCCGCCCTGACGTTGCTCACCGAGGGCCCTGGTTTCGCTGCTTGGCCCACCTCCCGAGTCGATGTCCGCCGCCTCGTCGACGAACTCCTCCGCTTCGCGCCGCTCGGCGGCACCATGCGTTCCCGGTGCGCCTTGGAGGACGTTCCGGTCGGTTCCGTGGTCGTGGGCAAGGGCGAAGTCGTGCTCGCCGCCACCGGCCCCGCCAACCGCGACCCCGTTCGCTTCGCCGACGCCGACAAGTTCTGCCCGGCGCGCAAGGACAACCGGCACATGGCTTTCGGTGTGGGGGAGCGGTTCTGCGCCGGCTCCCAGCTGGCGGTGATGGTGTTGACCGTCGCCCTGGAACGCATCGCCCTGCGGTATCCGGCGACCCGGCTGGCGGTCGACCCTTCGGAGCTGGTCGTCCTCCCCGGCGCGGCGGAACCCCGGCCGGAAACCCTGCCCGTGCACTGGCGTTGACTCCGGGGTCAGCGGCGGACGGCGAGGATCTGGTGGACACTCATCTTGTCGTCGGCGAAGGCGAGGGCGTTGTCGGCGAGTTGGAGACGCCAGATGCGAGCCCGGGAGGCGCCGACGCGGGTGACGACGTCGTCCCAGTTGAGGTCGAGGGCATGCCGCCAGGCGTCGATGGTGCGGACGTAGTGCTCCCGCATGGACATGACGTCCTTGATCTCCAGGCCGGCGTCGCGGAGCTGGCCGAGGGTGTGCTCGACGGGCCGGGTGGCCATGGCGGGCGTGAGGTACGAGCCGGTGAACATGCCGCCGCCGGAGGTCTGCTGCATCAGCAACTGCCCGCCGGGCCGCAGCAGTCGGCGCAAGGTGGCGCAGTAGGACGGGTAGTCGTGGGCGCTGACGTGTTCCCCGGTCTCGATGGAGGCGACGGCGTCGAAGGGCTCGCCATCGATGTCACGAGGGTCGACCCGTTGCACGGTGACGGAGTCCGAGAGACCCCGCTCGGCGGCGCGGGCCCGGACGAACTCGCACTGGGTGGCGGAGACGGTGACACCGGTGGCGGCGACACCGTGGTTCTCGGCGGCGTGCAGCACGAGGGAGCCCCAGCCGCACCCGACGTCGAGCAACCGCATTCCCTTGGCCAGTCCCAGTTTCCGGCACACGAGGTCGAGCTTGTCGTGCTGGGCGTCGGACAGGTGGTACTCGGGGCCGTCGGACGTCCAGTACCCGCAGGAACGGGCCATCGTGTCGTCCAAGATGGACGGCGGAAAGTCCACTGTCGGTTGCGAGGCGTCGACGGGCGCCCGCCGGCCGCCGATGCCGGTCCGGGCGAGCAACCCGATCAACCGGGGCCAGTGCGCGGGCCGCGGCGGGCCCTGCGCGCGGACGTGCGCGACGAGCTCCCGGCAGTGCCGCAGCCCGACGGCGAAGTCCCCGTCGATGTCGAGATGACCGGTCACATACGCCGTGACCAGCCCGGACCGCCCCGGCCGCAGCAGCAGCTGCCGCACGGCGCGCGGCGACCGCAGCACGGCCACCGGCCCCTCCGGCGTGCCGGCCCGGCTGCCGTCCCACGCCCGCATGCCGATCGGGAAGCGCAGGCCGTACACGGTCTCGATCGCCGTCACGACCTGCACGGCGACTCCCGGATTCGGCATCGGCTGCTCCAGGCTCGGGGGCGCAACAGTGGTCCTATCGCACGACACCCCGGGAACGTGACGTGTAACCCTTTCGGGCTCAACCGCGCTAATCCCCGTGTGCCGGCGGCCTCGCCGGCCGTCGACGTCGACGGGAGTGACCAATGAGTGGTGCGGGCAAGGGGATCCGAAGACTCGTCGCGGCGGGAACGACCGTGGTTCTCGCGGGCCTCGGCCTGGCCGCACCGGCCTCGGCCGCCACCGCCGGCGGCTACAACGCCTTCGTCACGGACAGCCGGCAGAACCTGGTGTACGTGATCGACACCGCCACCAACGCCATCACCGCGACCGTGCCGGTCGGCACGAACCCGCACGGCCTGGCGGTGCTCCCGGACGGCAGCCGGGTTTACGTCGCCGACCACGGCAGCGCCGCGGTCTCGGTGATCGACTCCGCCACCTCGACGGTGACCGCGACCATCCCGGTCTCCGGCGCCCCGAACTTCGTCACCAGCGCGCCCGACGGCCGCCACGTGTACGTCAGCAACGACGGCACCAACTCGCTGAACGTGATCGACACCGCCTCGAACACCGTGACCGCGACCATCCAGGTCGGCTCGGTCGCCTCCGGCGTCGCGGTGATCACCCCCGACGGCAAGGCCGTGTTCGTGGCCAGCACCAACGCCGGCACCGTGTACAAGATCGACACGGCGTCCAACACGGTCACCTCTACGATCGCCACGCCGCACCCGAGCGCCCTGGCGGTCTCGCCGGACGGCAGTGAGCTGGCGGTGGTCAACGCCGTCGAGAACACGGTGACCACGTTCGCCACCGCGACCGGCGCGCAGACCACGGCCACCCCGATCGCCGGCAGCCCGCAGGAGTTGGCTTACACGCAGGGCGTGCTGTACGTGACCGCCGCCGACGGCACCGTGTCGGTGCTCGACCATGGCGCCGTCACGCACACGATCCCGGTGTCCACGCGCGTGCTCGGCGGCATCGCGGCCACCCCGGACGGCGCTTCGCTGTACGTGGGCAACTACTTCGGCACCGGCGTGAGCGTGCTGAGCACGGCCAGCAACGCCGTCAGCGCCGTGGTTCCGACGCCGGACGGCAGCCAGCCGTACGAGGTCGCGATCGGCCAGCGCAGCGCCGACCTCGCGGTGAAGCTGACCGCCAGCCCGGCCGGCCTGCTCGTGCACGAGGTGACGTTCACCGCCACCGTCACGAACAAGGGCCCCGGCTCGGCCAGTGGCGCGACGGTGAAGTTCAGCTACGCCAACGGCTTCGTCTCGCCGTACGCGCCCGGCTGCACCGTGGACGCCGGCGTCCGCACCGCGACCTGCCAGTTCGGCGCCCTCGCCAACGGCGCGGCGGCCAGCAAGTCGCTGCGGCTGACCGTCGGCCTGCTGACGATCTCCGGGTCGATGGCGGTGACCGCCACGCGGACCGCCAGCATGCCCACGGATGGCAACGCCGCCAACGACAGCGGCACCGTCAGGTGCTCGGCGCTGACCTCGCTCCTGGTCAGCTGCTAGGAGACGAGCGCGGCGATGCCGTGATCGATCAACGCGGTGGCCGCCGGGCTGATCGGACCGTCCGCACGCCACGCCAGCGCGAGTTTGCCCCGCAGGGCCGGGCTGGCGACGGTGATCGGATGCAGTCCGGGCCCGGCGGCCATCGACGTCGGCACGAACGCGACGCCGAGGCCGCGCCGGGCCAGCTGCATCACCATGGTCGGATCGTTGGCCTCGAAGGCGATCCGAGGCGTGAAGCCGGCCAGCGCGCACGCTTCGTCCACACAGGACCGGATGCCGGTTCCCGGCGGCATGCTGATCAGCTCGCGGTCGCGGAACGCCTTGATCGGCAACGATTCCTTGCCGGCGAACGGATCGTCGTGGCCGACCACCGCGACCATCCGCTCGTCCACGAAGATCTTCAGCGCCACGCCCGGGTAGGACGTCGACGAGCTGAGCGCGATCACCGCCAGATCGAGGGCGCCGGCGCGGACCGCGTCCACCAGCCGGTCGGAGTTGTCCTGTGACAACGTGATCTCGATGGCCGGGTGCGCGCGGTGGAAGCCGTCGATCATGTCCGCGATCGCCACCGCCGGGCAGGACGTGATCGTGCCGATCGCCACCCGCCCGCGCACCAGCCCCGTCAGCTCGTCCACCGCCTGCTTCGACCCCGCGACCGCGCCCAGCGCCGCGCGGGCGAACGGCAGCACCGCCGCGCCCGCCTCGGTCAGCGTCACCGTGCGGCCGGACCGGTCCAGCAGCGGCAGGCCCAGCTCCTTCTCCAGCTGTCTGATCTGTGCGCTCACGCCCGGCTGCGCCACGTGCAGGCGCTCCGCCGCCCGGGTGAAGTTGGCGTCCTCGGCCACCGCCACGAAGTACTCAAGCTGGCGAAGTTCCATAACTGGCGATTCTAGCTACCAGCTCAACTAGTTCTTGGACTTCTTGTTCGCGACCGCGCAGGCTTGAGCCATGACAAACGCACAGACCCCGGAAGACCTGTCCCGCCTGTTCGTCGAACGGGCCAACGCCCGCGACGCCGACGGCCTCGCCGCCCTGTACGAGGAGGACGCCGTGCTGGCGTTTCCGCCCGGGCAGCAGACCGTCGGCCGCGCCGCCATCCGTGAGCTCATGGTCCAGCTCGTCTCGACCGGCGCCACCTTCACCGAGGAGGAGACCCTGCCGACCGTGTACCAGGGCGACAACCTGGCCCTGACCTCCACCGTGCCGTCCGACAACACCGGCGGCCGCGTGCAGCTCGTTCGCCGTCAGGCCGACGGCTCCTGGCTGCGCGTCATCGACCGCCCCGAAACGCGTGCCGCCCGGTGACCCGCCACTCGGTGTCGTAGCGAAGCAGCCAGAGCTCCGTCAACCGCGCGCTGACGGGGGTCGCCATCGTCGCGATGTCCGCGGCTTCCTCCTCGGCGACCCCCATCGCCAGCGTCAGGTGCGCCGGCGGCGTCGGTCCGAACCGCCCGCCGTACGGCACCACTTCCGGCCAGT includes these proteins:
- a CDS encoding GNAT family N-acetyltransferase, with translation MITPRDHDLFAAATRAFDRLDPVIGRYGRPGRALDVRIANSLPRRLQVIRMRDQHYRDALAGLGVPVWDSYDEDAVQLVCTEDDRPVGSLRLTANTEHGGDLHDDFDGVESIVEPGRFAVVGRALVVPELRSCGVLTAVVHAACRWWLRHGGSTRLVVTCLSATVPTAVAFGGRVLTEPLPLGPRKVPVVLVEVDARRAVDNGCRWLGQHGWSVA
- a CDS encoding LuxR C-terminal-related transcriptional regulator — encoded protein: MSESYSRPLSVVTELADRRMVADQSDDLFRSLFERSGVCIAALDPAYRVLEANADLFHLLDRSAPEVTGREFTDLLHPGVRAGLRRQFAKLAEGKRGRFTEHVVAMRPDGTVVAGNLTAVAVRANNRVAASILILITPSNPAKSGRVVVDQSKVLTDVDARILEGVAAGVSTVQMASQLYLSRQGVEYHVSAMLRKLKAPNRPALVSKAYALGILSVATWPPRVLPDYVK
- a CDS encoding cytochrome P450 encodes the protein MRRVLTPTGHPAWLATSYADVRLVLSDPRFGKAPLTAGTATTRSGRLLPGLLFTTDPPEHTRIRDQLLAAMRLCPSGLLRDRLVAEADSLLGAVSGDLVGSYAAPLAMWTIGTWLGIPVEGYSRCAEWSSIVLSLNRFPGAVVEDAQCALIDYLAGLAASRVSSPSSDLLTALTVTASEPAPLAATVLATGYETLVAGIANAALTLLTEGPGFAAWPTSRVDVRRLVDELLRFAPLGGTMRSRCALEDVPVGSVVVGKGEVVLAATGPANRDPVRFADADKFCPARKDNRHMAFGVGERFCAGSQLAVMVLTVALERIALRYPATRLAVDPSELVVLPGAAEPRPETLPVHWR
- a CDS encoding DUF11 domain-containing protein, yielding MSGAGKGIRRLVAAGTTVVLAGLGLAAPASAATAGGYNAFVTDSRQNLVYVIDTATNAITATVPVGTNPHGLAVLPDGSRVYVADHGSAAVSVIDSATSTVTATIPVSGAPNFVTSAPDGRHVYVSNDGTNSLNVIDTASNTVTATIQVGSVASGVAVITPDGKAVFVASTNAGTVYKIDTASNTVTSTIATPHPSALAVSPDGSELAVVNAVENTVTTFATATGAQTTATPIAGSPQELAYTQGVLYVTAADGTVSVLDHGAVTHTIPVSTRVLGGIAATPDGASLYVGNYFGTGVSVLSTASNAVSAVVPTPDGSQPYEVAIGQRSADLAVKLTASPAGLLVHEVTFTATVTNKGPGSASGATVKFSYANGFVSPYAPGCTVDAGVRTATCQFGALANGAAASKSLRLTVGLLTISGSMAVTATRTASMPTDGNAANDSGTVRCSALTSLLVSC
- a CDS encoding SAM-dependent methyltransferase; the protein is MPNPGVAVQVVTAIETVYGLRFPIGMRAWDGSRAGTPEGPVAVLRSPRAVRQLLLRPGRSGLVTAYVTGHLDIDGDFAVGLRHCRELVAHVRAQGPPRPAHWPRLIGLLARTGIGGRRAPVDASQPTVDFPPSILDDTMARSCGYWTSDGPEYHLSDAQHDKLDLVCRKLGLAKGMRLLDVGCGWGSLVLHAAENHGVAATGVTVSATQCEFVRARAAERGLSDSVTVQRVDPRDIDGEPFDAVASIETGEHVSAHDYPSYCATLRRLLRPGGQLLMQQTSGGGMFTGSYLTPAMATRPVEHTLGQLRDAGLEIKDVMSMREHYVRTIDAWRHALDLNWDDVVTRVGASRARIWRLQLADNALAFADDKMSVHQILAVRR
- a CDS encoding YybH family protein, whose product is MTNAQTPEDLSRLFVERANARDADGLAALYEEDAVLAFPPGQQTVGRAAIRELMVQLVSTGATFTEEETLPTVYQGDNLALTSTVPSDNTGGRVQLVRRQADGSWLRVIDRPETRAAR
- a CDS encoding LysR family transcriptional regulator, which encodes MELRQLEYFVAVAEDANFTRAAERLHVAQPGVSAQIRQLEKELGLPLLDRSGRTVTLTEAGAAVLPFARAALGAVAGSKQAVDELTGLVRGRVAIGTITSCPAVAIADMIDGFHRAHPAIEITLSQDNSDRLVDAVRAGALDLAVIALSSSTSYPGVALKIFVDERMVAVVGHDDPFAGKESLPIKAFRDRELISMPPGTGIRSCVDEACALAGFTPRIAFEANDPTMVMQLARRGLGVAFVPTSMAAGPGLHPITVASPALRGKLALAWRADGPISPAATALIDHGIAALVS